One Dromiciops gliroides isolate mDroGli1 chromosome 3, mDroGli1.pri, whole genome shotgun sequence DNA segment encodes these proteins:
- the LOC122745281 gene encoding protein Mpv17-like produces MMLWRAYQKAVATHPWKVKMVTAASLVGIGDIISQQLIERRGFKKHQVHRTLTMAFIGCGFVGPVVGGWYRVLDRLIPGNTKMDVLKKVAVDQVVFAPCFLVCLLPLIGTFDGLSVQDNWARFQRNFPAALIFNYYIWPPVQLVNFYLIPLAYRLFFVQCVAIIWNTYLSWKIHQS; encoded by the coding sequence ATGATGCTGTGGCGGGCGTACCAGAAAGCCGTGGCCACTCACCCATGGAAGGTGAAGATGGTCACAGCTGCATCCCTGGTGGGGATAGGTGACATCATCTCTCAGCAGCTGATAGAGAGACGGGGTTTCAAGAAGCATCAAGTCCACAGGACCCTGACCATGGCTTTTATAGGTTGTGGCTTTGTGGGCCCAGTGGTAGGTGGTTGGTACAGAGTTTTGGACCGACTCATCCCTGGCAACACCAAGATGGATGTGCTGAAGAAAGTGGCAGTGGATCAGGTGGTCTTTGCCCCGTGTTTTTTGGTGTGCTTACTTCCACTGATTGGTACATTTGATGGACTGTCAGTCCAAGACAACTGGGCCAGATTTCAACGGAATTTCCCTGCTGCCCTTATCTTCAACTACTATATATGGCCTCCTGTGCAGTTGGTCAACTTCTACCTTATTCCCCTTGCCTACAGATTGTTTTTTGTGCAGTGTGTTGCTATTATCTGGAACACCTACCTATCCTGGAAGATACATCAGTCCTGA